The following are encoded in a window of Brettanomyces bruxellensis chromosome 9, complete sequence genomic DNA:
- a CDS encoding uncharacterized protein (SECRETED:SignalP(1-21)~BUSCO:EOG092605VU) — protein MVHGWIADAFALACMAASAAAASSNSSISRPRADQSFYLLGGFDAVSNYDTVEKYNLSNPTVGGLYEVADTAFNGTSGVHIVGFSPFNGSTPSQMYNVDNKTILAVVSGTPVLYDTETNRSSSLGGWESVSGDVLTACMDQKSSLLYLGGELEYNKSHGALVYNMQKGQLAELPFSGFGEGSVVRSIIKYGEQSIIFGGSFDSLGNETLQQVGGTNSTLTNSTSSTSNSSSLGSSSELVQPEQPINLGLASVSASNGASGSNPSSLVCPAGSSSAWRMSSAQVGGLWSAQLPFSVTPSKIRLYNGNQGGNAVKMFRITSAPANSIMNLTYIDPETHQLVYCDAWCPLSLDSTLASAISNSGNATDGVFQISGTDGLQGTLGFGQDYQEFAFVNSVQLNSLTVQVLDQYGDYAALNGLQLLQYGLTVYANNTLNGSGCSSNSTEHESVSSASSELLGSANWSGPLDGGDYLSTTVSSGSINTQDGVQYNMDLSLSGNYTFLLYTPGCGSDGTCSQRGAVNASLFAANGTLLASKTVSQTNTDLKYDVVFSGDIDRISTQSSAVYLRLTCLQASGAENTTFVAGSVAVQFNSIDYTPETATSVPLNGLFEYSLANFTDRVSNPVGNSSINLLGSTNLSENASVTSLQLANGTALYVAGGFNSSLGDNLFGVTVKEYNKSSSEIVLGDAIRVSTNVSSPVSQMRLVGSDLVLADGTVSVFGVNGSNIATVSSSSAQTVNAVSPFRMNGTDYVIVGYNSTDASSAASFVFSLPGGDIINSTDILRLNLTTALLNSNESSSSSSSSSSSSSSSSTVYGQITCFDQPADGIVFLQNGTRGLLQPPDSLFSPGAGSATNTGLYLNSSAVLLAGNYSDDGHNIVVLGTDSSRVLSDDLFVPRNATVTTLVDVESNIFVGLQGPGASFKGKTANGLVVYDYVQQNATVPSLEAGGLVNAVSPIPASDSALIGGNFTSSSSKFNNLAYYNLTTNSLGSALSGLTLTGVVNSLEFYSKEQALVAGDLGIGTSGKSYFGVYNWTAKSLTAPSSLANTVPGAVLKFAFLNGNKTTSLKEPIVAMGSDYLGYLDNYKYESLMSGIGNESTTPVFKDFAILNRSSGSSSNSVFAEKLLVLAGRFELQEYGLVSSAIYDGSKWYPLTITASNLNVTDSIMNFILPTTKSYSLNFNTTQPPISSPQPSNVKNGIRYFTNGQIAGIGCALAVGTTMLLTTIGGLFYLFGNRDTVVGPLKSRVGEERMMSAVPPSQVIDNMNKARAGTL, from the coding sequence ATGGTGCACGGGTGGATCGCAGATGCGTTCGCACTAGCGTGCATGGCAGCATCAGCAGCTGcagcatcatcaaattcatcaattaGTCGACCTCGTGCGGACCAGAGTTTCTATTTGCTCGGGGGATTTGACGCGGTTTCCAACTACGACACGGTGGAAAAGTACAACCTTTCGAATCCTACAGTCGGTGGTTTGTACGAGGTTGCGGACACCGCCTTCAACGGCACCTCGGGTGTCCACATTGTGGGTTTTTCGCCGTTCAACGGCTCGACCCCTTCGCAGATGTACAATGTGGACAACAAGACCATACTGGCGGTTGTTTCCGGCACGCCGGTGCTGTACGACACGGAGACAAACCGCAGTTCGAGTCTCGGGGGCTGGGAATCGGTCTCAGGGGATGTTTTGACGGCGTGCATGGACCAGAAAAGCTCCCTTTTGTATCTGGGGGGCGAGCTTGAGTACAACAAGTCGCACGGGGCACTCGTGTACAACATGCAAAAGGGGCAGTTGGCGGAGCTCCCCTTTTCGGGCTTTGGTGAGGGCTCCGTTGTGCGCAGCATCATCAAGTATGGCGAGCAGAGCATAATATTTGGCGGTTCCTTCGACAGCCTAGGAAACGAGACCCTGCAGCAGGTGGGTGGCACAAATTCGACACTCACGAATTCTACGAGCAGCACGAGCAACTCAAGCAGCTTAGGCAGCTCCTCTGAGCTCGTGCAGCCCGAACAGCCCATAAATCTCGGCTTGGCGTCGGTTAGCGCGTCGAACGGAGCCAGTGGGTCGAATCCGTCCTCCCTTGTGTGCCCGGCAGGCTCATCTTCGGCCTGGCGGATGAGCAGCGCCCAGGTGGGCGGCTTGTGGTCGGCACAGCTACCGTTTTCGGTCACGCCGTCGAAAATTCGGCTTTACAACGGCAATCAGGGCGGAAACGCCGTCAAGATGTTCCGGATCACGTCTGCACCGGCAAACAGCATCATGAACCTCACGTACATCGACCCGGAGACCCACCAGTTGGTTTACTGCGATGCCTGGTGCCCGCTCTCTCTGGATTCAACCCTCGCGAGCGCAATTTCGAACTCCGGCAATGCCACGGACGGTGTTTTCCAGATTTCCGGCACTGACGGCCTCCAGGGCACCTTGGGCTTCGGCCAGGACTACCAGGAGTTCGCGTTTGTCAACAGTGTGCAACTGAACTCGCTCACGGTGCAGGTTTTGGACCAATACGGCGACTATGCGGCCTTGAACGGGCTCCAGTTGCTCCAATACGGCCTCACCGTGTACGCAAACAACACTCTCAACGGTTCCGGGTGCTCCTCCAACTCCACCGAGCACGAATCCGTGTCCAGTGCCTCGTCCGAGCTGCTCGGCTCGGCAAACTGGTCCGGCCCGCTCGACGGAGGCGACTACCTCTCAACAACCGTTTCTTCCGGTTCAATCAACACCCAGGACGGTGTCCAGTACAACATGGATCTCTCGTTGTCTGGAAACTACACGTTTTTGCTCTACACACCCGGATGTGGCTCGGATGGCACATGCAGTCAGCGGGGGGCCGTTAATGCGTCTCTTTTCGCTGCAAACGGCACCCTCTTGGCTTCAAAGACTGTCTCACAGACCAACACGGACCTCAAGTATGACGTGGTCTTTTCCGGCGACATCGACCGCATTTCTACGCAGTCCAGTGCCGTCTACCTGCGACTGACGTGCCTCCAGGCGTCCGGTGCAGAAAACACAACTTTCGTCGCCGGATCTGTCGCTGTCCAGTTCAACAGCATCGACTACACCCCGGAAACTGCAACCTCTGTCCCCTTGAACGGCTTGTTCGAGTACTCGCTCGCCAACTTCACGGATCGTGTTTCTAACCCGGTCGGAAACTCGTCCATCAACCTTTTGGGCTCCACAAACCTCTCGGAAAATGCCAGTGTCACATCTTTACAGCTTGCAAACGGCACTGCCCTATACGTAGCCGGTGGCTTCAACTCCAGCCTCGGCGACAACCTCTTTGGGGTGACTGTCAAGGAATACAACAAGTCGTCCTCGGAGATCGTGCTTGGAGACGCCATTCGCGTTTCTACAAACGTCTCGAGCCCAGTCTCCCAGATGCGTTTGGTGGGCAGCGATCTCGTCTTGGCTGACGGAACGGTGTCTGTATTCGGAGTCAACGGCTCCAATATAGCCACTGTGTCCTCCTCCAGCGCGCAAACAGTAAACGCTGTTTCTCCCTTCCGGATGAACGGCACCGATTACGTCATCGTCGGCTACAACTCGACTGATGCTTCTTCGGCTGCCTCGTTCGTCTTTTCTCTCCCTGGTGGGGACATCATTAACTCTACTGACATTTTGAGGTTGAACCTCACGACTGCCTTGCTGAACAGCAATgaatcgtcatcatcatcatcttcttcttcttcttcctcctcctcctcctccacTGTCTACGGTCAGATCACATGCTTCGACCAGCCGGCCGACGGcattgtttttcttcaaaacgGCACACGTGGACTTCTGCAGCCCCCAGACTCCCTCTTTTCTCCCGGCGCCGGCTCTGCAACAAACACGGGGCTCTACTTGAACTCCTCAGCCGTCCTTTTGGCCGGAAACTACAGCGATGACGGCCACAACATCGTTGTTCTTGGCACTGACTCCTCCAGGGTCTTGTCAGACGACTTGTTTGTGCCCAGAAATGCTACAGTGACCACTTTGGTCGACGTCGAATCGAATATTTTTGTCGGGTTGCAGGGCCCTGGTGCCTCCTTCAAAGGTAAGACTGCAAACGGGCTTGTTGTGTACGATTACGTGCAGCAGAATGCCACAGTTCCCTCGCTTGAGGCTGGCGGGCTTGTGAATGCAGTTTCCCCCATCCCGGCCTCCGATTCTGCCCTTATCGGTGGAAATTTCACATCATCCTCGTCCAAATTCAACAATCTCGCCTACTACAACCTCACTACCAACTCGCTGGGCTCCGCATTGAGTGGTCTGACCCTCACAGGTGTGGTCAACAGCCTCGAGTTCTACAGCAAGGAGCAGGCTTTGGTTGCAGGGGATCTGGGCATCGGAACAAGCGGTAAAAGCTACTTTGGAGTCTACAACTGGACTGCAAAGTCGCTCACTGCACCCTCCAGTCTTGCCAACACTGTCCCCGGTGCCGTTTTGAAGTTTGCATTCCTCAACGGCAACAAAACGACCAGCTTGAAAGAGCCGATCGTCGCCATGGGCTCGGACTACCTCGGATACCTCGACAACTACAAGTACGAGAGTCTGATGTCCGGAATAGGCAACGAATCCACCACCCCTGTGTTCAAAGACTTTGCAATTCTGAACAGATCGTCCGGCTCTTCGTCCAATTCCGTGTTTGCCGAAAAGCTGCTTGTGCTAGCAGGAAGATTCGAGTTGCAAGAGTACGGTTTGGTCTCATCTGCAATCTATGATGGCTCCAAGTGGTATCCGCTCACTATAACCGCGTCCAACTTGAATGTCACCGACTCCATCATGAACTTCATCCTCCCAACAACTAAAAGCTACAGCCTCAACTTCAACACCACCCAGCCACCCATATCCTCTCCACAGCCTTCCAATGTGAAGAATGGCATCCGCTACTTCACCAATGGGCAGATTGCCGGAATAGGATGTGCCTTGGCTGTTGGAACTACAATGCTCTTAACCACCATCGGCGGTTTGTTCTACTTGTTTGGAAATAGGGACACTGTTGTCGGACCTCTCAAATCACGTGTTGGTGAAGAGAGAATGATGTCTGCTGTTCCTCCAAGTCAGGTCATTGATAATATGAACAAGGCGCGGGCTGGTACACTATGA